The Glycine soja cultivar W05 chromosome 15, ASM419377v2, whole genome shotgun sequence region aaaattaattataagcaAGCAGTTTTCATACAGTAGCTAGctagtaatttaaatttaaattaaaaacatttgacgataaataataataatagtaataatagaatttAATGGTCATGTATACAGTATAAAACATGTTTACATGTTGTTCAATTATAAATCTATGACTTTTAAAGTGAACCAATGCAAAATATTTTACTCTTTATGTATataaccttaattttttttcataataatatttataaatattcaatttatcttaaatataagaTGTATGCATAATGGTAAAGATGAtatcatataatatttaatatttaatattttctttaccaaagaaaaaaaaaagtttattaagtATAACAGTTGTCTATaccaagtaatttaaaattatatcaaattttatagCCCTGATTTACTTAACAGAACTCATGATGAAAAATGTgtatataaaaagttattaaataaagtaataaattagataaaaattagtattaaaataagtagattattttcatcaataataataatatcattcaGTACCATATCTAATATTGCAATTAGTGCAAGCCGGAGTCCTTTGTAATCATATCGGGGTCCTAATACTTCCATTACTATCATCACCAAGTTATGCAGACTGGCATTTCCATTGGCTATCACAAAGAACCTACATATCATCCCACCAAGTATATATGCATGTCAGGATATGCGTAACATTTCAGTTAAAGCTAATTAAATTTCAggtaaaaacaaaaggaaattaaaatacaatcatacatatgtatataataattgaaaacatACACAAAAGCTGGAGTTTGGTTAAACTTTGCAGCAAGAGTGGCTGTTATTGGAGTGCTACCGACGGTGGCAACTACGAAGCTTTTGGTTTGTTTGTTAAAAGTCATCACAAGTGTGGCAGAAGCAGTGGCAAAAAATGCAACCATTCTGAGGGACAAAAGAACCCAATCCTTCTTTGGCTTATGTGTCTCTTGAGGAACTGCATTCAAACCTATCTCCACTTTCTCTCCATTTTCTGAGGCCATTGTGCAATTAATAATAAGCACTAATTAATTGCCAACGTGAGAAAATGATTGGCGGTGGTGATGTGCAGATTATTAGGGGGAGTAATGGGTTATTATATATAGATAGGGATAGTGAAATTGGTCAACCATATCATTTGGTAAGTCTAAGAAGCCAAGTGAGGGTTCTTTCTCAGAATTTCTTTGGGTGGTATAACCAACAGAAAACTTCAGGTGGTTGTTGGTTGGTGAAGAAATACGAGAGATTAATTGCGCCAAAATAGTCCATTTAACTTTCACCTTTTAGTTTTTGGGGACTTagcttaatttaataaaatctaatatattatttttaaaaataaaaataagtgtttttaaaaaatactgcaCAGTGTACACGTTCAAAAATATGAAggaagtttaaatttaaatattgtttaaGAAATCCAACTCGTAGGTGTAATGATGGTTGGCATAATTAATTACTAGGATTTAAAAGgtcatattttcattattttgttcttttttattccaggattagtgaattttaaataaagagATTTTACCTTCCTAAACTTCCTAATCACCAAAACATAAGAATTAATTAATGGATCATTATCTCATTCTCTTAAACTTTCCATGATCCTCTTCTACTTTACATAAGAATTAATGGACCATCAACCTCGGTGAGAGTCACAGTATAATTTACATATTGCCTATTAACAAGAGAAATTTGAGAATCAAATTAATCCAAGTCGCAGCTAATGTGAGCAGaaagttttattaaatttgtcaactcttatcaaattttattaattcaacatttgaatttaaaattcttataaagtatattaaatctacaaattttcttttagttaaaaatacattaatatttcatcatcccattttattttattgtgcaTTATACTTTATCTACACTGGCAAAATTATAACTAGAAAGAGGACTAATCAAAATAAgttgtgagaaaaaaataataagttatgagaaaaataaatatgtgaGACATGTATCAAGGGAAAGGGaaatgaaaagcaaatcaaatctAGTTTTCTCTCTTAAAAGCATATTCCGTTCGGTCTCAAATAtacggaaaaaaaattgatttatgataattaatgtatcatatttaattacaccaatttcaattaaaaatattttttaaatttatcttttattagaaCTTggtatcaaaaataaaaaaaaaagtcattataTTATTGAAACTATATAACACCTCATttaaatgaatgatattttaaaaataataacatttaataagttaagttatttaaaattttcttatatttaagaccaagaaaatgatatttttttcttatattttagacCGTAGAAAGTATTATTTACAAGATCTTTAGAACTTCTACACATAGATCTCTTTCATCCAGCCAAGACACTTAGGTAGTGTTTGGAAGAGGTCAATAAAAAGGGATAAAAGTGTGaggaattaaaagaaataaaaaaaaaagatgaaatagaGATCAAAGTGGAGTTGTTTGGTATGAATGAAAGAGATGTGAAAGATTTGAATTAAAGTGATTAGatgaataataaaagaaaaaaactaaaaataaatcattataaaATCCCAATTTTATCTCCAgcggaaaaaaaatattggcccatgaaaattaaatgcactccttacattttatattacaatgccaattatattatttttaaaaaattatgtaacttgttttcaaactaatataattaaacataaattagaaaattcatataaaattatttagtcaAGGGAGTCTAACTTAGTTGGTTGAGCAGAGTgtgtgagttattataaatttcctAACACGGTCTTCAATtcctatgaataaaaaaatataaaattatttaataaacataTCTCGTATATAATTGGCGACAGACGGTTACAATTAATTGCAATGTATTGTAAACCTTAGAAATAATAAGAAGCCAAATTAGTGTATTCTAACTATCCCGTTTGACTTTTACATATGACCTTGTCCCATTTAACTTTTGCAGATGACCTTGTCCTTTTTGCAGAAACATCCTTGGACCAAGTGGAGAATATATCAGCTTGCCTTGACATCTTTAGTGATAGCTCTGGAGAAAAGGTGAGTAGTGAGAAGaccaaagtttttttttgtaacataaTGTCAGTTGGGGGGTGAAATAGTATATTAGTCAGGCTATAGGATTCCAATGTACAGATGATCTAGGGAAGTATTTAGGAATTAAGTTGCATCATAAGAGagtcactattagaaaatacagtttcaacatcgattatttacggcattctacatcggttttaaaaccgatgttgaatgtattattgttaacatcggttttgaaaaagCACAACAATGGTTGAGTGCTTGGAAAGCTAGAACACTATCATTTGTGGGTAAAGTAACTCTTACTAAATCTATTCTTAGTGCCTTGCTTATGTACACCATGCAGTCAAAATCCATGCCTAGGGCAGTTTGTGACAAGTTGGACCAAACTTGTTGGAATTTCATATTGGGGGATACTGAATCCACGAAGAAGGTGCATTGGGTGGCACGAAAGGACCTATGTAAGCCCAAAGAGAAGGGGGAGTATTGGACTGCGTTTGGCGAGGCATGTTAATGATTCCTTTATGATGAAGGTGGCTTGGGAATTGTGTATGAAACCTAGTCATATGTGGGTAAGAGTTGTGAGAGCCAAGTATGCTTATGGAGAGGATCATTGGTGTTGAATAATGTGCAGTAGTATTAATGTTAGTCTTTGAAATTATGTTCATGTACTTAGAGAATTACATGTATCTAGAAAATATGTACCTAGGTAATGAGAATTCATGAACTAGTGAATTAATGTTCTAATGTTCCATTGCtcactataaatatgtgaactCACTAGTTGCATCATCAACTCAAGTTAAGccaaagttgaaataaaatcagAGAATTATTCAGCCCCAAATAATCTTCCTCTCATTCTattttctttgagttttcacCTCTAGAATACCACCAACAGAGTGATATCAAAGTTGCAGATCCTTgcagtgaaaaaataaaataaaataataaaagagaataGATGAGAAGGAGGAGATTGAAAGTGAAGAGCCATGGCTTCCTCAAGAAATGTTTGTACAAGCATCAGTTCAATCTACGACAATGTCCAAGTTCCTTTATTTGAGGgagaaaattatgatttctggGCAGTAAAAATGAAGACTTTGTTCACTTCTCTGGATGTCTTGAAGATTGTCAAAGAAGGGTATGAAGAACTAGCAGCCACAACAAAAGCTACAACCACACAATGtgaagaattgaagaaaaaaaaaatcacaaatgcTGGAGTTCTAGGCATGATTCAAAGAGGAGTCTCAACAGCCACATTTCCAAGAATTATGAGAGTAAAAACAACAAAGCAAGCATGGGAAACTTTGCAGCAAGAGTTCGAAGCAAATTCAAAGGTGAGAACGGTTAAACTCCAATCTTTAAAGAGAgattttgagaagaaaaaaagtgaaagaaaatgaaagtttGAATGAGTATTTTAATAGACTCTCTGAATTGGTGAATCAAATGAAGTCTCATAAAGATACAATAGATGATcgcaaaattatttataaaattctaaTTAGCTTCACTAAAAAATTTGATCCAATGATGGTTGTTATAGAAGAAACCAAAGACTTATCAACTATGTTTGTTCAAGGGTTGATGGGGTCACTTAGATCCTATGAGCAAAGGTTGTTACGACGCATTAAAAAGTCAATTGAAAGTGCGTTTCAATCCAAACTCACT contains the following coding sequences:
- the LOC114387482 gene encoding CASP-like protein 1B1 — translated: MASENGEKVEIGLNAVPQETHKPKKDWVLLSLRMVAFFATASATLVMTFNKQTKSFVVATVGSTPITATLAAKFNQTPAFVFFVIANGNASLHNLVMIVMEVLGPRYDYKGLRLALIAILDMMTMALASAGDGAATFMSELGKNGNSHARWDKICDKFETYCNRGGAALIVSFVGFILLLIISVMSVIKLLKSNRINHASP